One Mycolicibacterium rufum genomic window, CATCGCCAGCCTGCCGAAGTCGCGGGCGGCGATGCATCTCGACACGGTGTTCACGTTCTGCGACTACGACCTGATCACCGCCTACGCACCGATCGTCGACGGGATCGTGCCGTTCAGCCTGCGCCCGGACGACCGGTCACCGTCGGGCCTGGACATCCGGCGGGAACGCACCGGCCTGGTCGACACCATCGGTGACGCGGTGGGCGTGAAGTTCCGCGTCGTGAGCACCGCGGGCGATGTGTACGGCGTGCAGCGCGAGCAGTGGGACGACGGCAACAACGTCGTGGCGCTGCGTCCCGGTGTGGTGATCGGCTACGACCGCAACATCCTGACCAACACGGCGCTGCGCAAAGCCGGCGTCGAGGTCGTCACCATCACGGCCAGCGAACTCGGCCGCGGCCGCGGCGGCGGACGCTGTATGACCTGCCCCATCGCGCGCGACCCGCTCTACACCTGACCTCCCGAACCGACCCGAAGGACCGATCGTGGCGTTCAACAACCGAAACCGGAGTCTGCTCAGCCTCGTTCACCACAGCGAGCGCGACCTGCACTATCTGCTCGACCTCTCACGTGACCTCAAACGCGCGAAATACACGGGGCTGTCGCGACCCAGCCTGACCGGCAAGAACATCGCATTGATCTTCGAGAAGACCTCGACGCGCACCCGCTGCGCGTTCGAGGTGGCCGCCTACGACGAGGGCGCTCACGTCACTTACATCGACCCGGCCTCGTCGCAGATCGGCCACAAGGAGTCGATGAAGGACACCGCGCGGGTGCTGGGCCGCATGTACGACGCGATCGAGTACCGCGGCGCCGGCCAGGCGACGGTCGAGGAACTCGCCGAGTACGCCGGGGTGCCGGTGTTCAACGGACTGACCGACGAGTTCCACCCCACCCAGATGCTCGCCGACGTGCTGACCATGACCGAGCACTGCCCGAAGCCGTTGACCGACATCTCCTTCGCCTTCGTCGGCGACGGCCGCAACAACGTCGCCAACTCGCTGCTGCTGATCGGCGCGAAGCTGGGCATGGACGTGCGCATCGGTGCGCCGCAGGAGCTGATGCCGCATGCCGACCACGTATCGCTGTGCGAGGGATTCGCCGCCGCCTCCGGAGCGTCGCTGACCCTCACCGACGATCCGGTCAAGGCGGTCAGCGGCGTCGACTTCATCTACACCGACGTCTGGGTGTCGATGGGCGAACCGCTCGACACGTGGGGCCGGCGCATCGAGTTGCTGCTGCCCTTCCAGGTCAACAGCGCCCTGATGGCCGCCGCGGGCAATCCGCGGGTGAAGTTCATGCACTGCCTGCCGGCGTTTCACAACGGGGAGACGACGCTCGGCGCCCAGATCGCCGAGCAGTACCCGAACCTGCGCAACGGTATCGAGGTCACCGAGGAGGTGTTCGAGAGTCCGGCGAACATTGCGTTCGAGCAGGCCGAGAACCGGATGCACACCATCAAAGCGGTTCTCGTCTCGGCGCTGACGTGAGGCTGACCTGATGCGCATCGTGATCGCCCTGGGCGGCAACGCGCTGCTGCGCCGCGGGCAGCCGATGACCGCGGAGAACCAGCGGGAGAACATCGCCGCCGCCGCCGAACGGATCGCGGACGTCGCGGCGGGCAACGAGATCGTCGTCGCCCACGGCAACGGACCGCAGGTCGGCCTGCTGGCTCTGCAGGCCGCCGCCTACCGCGAGGTCGACCCCTATCCGCTCGATGTGCTGGGCGCCCAGACCGAGGCGATGATCGGCTACGTCATCGAGCAGGAATTGGGCAACGTGCTGCCGCCCGACCAGCCGCTGGCGACCGTGCTCACGATGATCGAGGTGGACCCGGCCGACCCTGCCTTCGCCCACCCCACCAAACCCATCGGGCCGGTCTACGACCGCGCCACGGCCGAGCGGCTGGCCGCCGCCGGCGGATGGACCATCGCGCCCGACGGGGACATGTTCCGGCGGGTGGTGGCCAGCCCGAAACCGCGGCGCATCTTCGAGATCGGGCCGATCCGCACGCTCGTCGAACACGGGACGATGGTGATCTGCGCCGGCGGCGGAGGCATCCCGACCATGTACGGCGCCGACGGCGCCCTGCACGGGGTGGAGGCCGTCATCGACAAGGATCTCGCGTCGGCGCTGCTCGCCGAGCAGCTCGACGCCGACCTGCTCGTCATCGCCACCGACGTCGACGGCGTCTACACCGGCTGGGGGACACCCGAGCAGACGCGGCTGGACCGGGTGACCCCCGGCGAGCTCGACGGCATGGATTTCGCGACCGGGTCGATGGGACCCAAGGTCGACGCCGCGTGCGGCTTCGCCCGGGCCACCGGCCGCGACGCGGTGATCGGGGCGCTGACCGACATCGTCGGAATCGTCAAGGGCCACGCGGGAACCCGGGTCACAACGGGCTGACCGCGCCGACTGTGTAACGCGGTACGCCTCGACCGGCGCGTCGCGGACGACACCGCACAGTCGGCGGCCGCCGCGGCGGCGCGGGTCACTGGTCGAAGGCGACGGTC contains:
- a CDS encoding ornithine carbamoyltransferase, whose amino-acid sequence is MAFNNRNRSLLSLVHHSERDLHYLLDLSRDLKRAKYTGLSRPSLTGKNIALIFEKTSTRTRCAFEVAAYDEGAHVTYIDPASSQIGHKESMKDTARVLGRMYDAIEYRGAGQATVEELAEYAGVPVFNGLTDEFHPTQMLADVLTMTEHCPKPLTDISFAFVGDGRNNVANSLLLIGAKLGMDVRIGAPQELMPHADHVSLCEGFAAASGASLTLTDDPVKAVSGVDFIYTDVWVSMGEPLDTWGRRIELLLPFQVNSALMAAAGNPRVKFMHCLPAFHNGETTLGAQIAEQYPNLRNGIEVTEEVFESPANIAFEQAENRMHTIKAVLVSALT
- the arcC gene encoding carbamate kinase, which gives rise to MRIVIALGGNALLRRGQPMTAENQRENIAAAAERIADVAAGNEIVVAHGNGPQVGLLALQAAAYREVDPYPLDVLGAQTEAMIGYVIEQELGNVLPPDQPLATVLTMIEVDPADPAFAHPTKPIGPVYDRATAERLAAAGGWTIAPDGDMFRRVVASPKPRRIFEIGPIRTLVEHGTMVICAGGGGIPTMYGADGALHGVEAVIDKDLASALLAEQLDADLLVIATDVDGVYTGWGTPEQTRLDRVTPGELDGMDFATGSMGPKVDAACGFARATGRDAVIGALTDIVGIVKGHAGTRVTTG